Proteins from a genomic interval of Desulfofustis limnaeus:
- a CDS encoding ATP-binding protein — protein MTRETERMLSLRIPAEAAFIPTAMTFADTAARGLGLDDRSARTLMLATEEVAAYLCRIGLHGHAIAIECIGGGYFIEIRITLPVSHLQLRAFNLTARLDLNDETDLDQMGLLLASRMTDRFHITRSEAGHLILHLIKEYSYPEIADDQLEEIPATGDQFRVEVADPARIKWLARSVVRHYPSTHYPPSFRYPGKITDMVAAGACQVLVAVGPGGELLGGLAWQWIGDKTVELFGVYLLHHRHRPEIAGELLETCLNSIARTSALALLCRNPTEAVPDGYLEALTAPDVQPTALFRLLYEETGAVVWSHPELVDFLRKEYRRLFLPRDIQTVTDDGETREPHSVLSCEIDRHRRAATLRPLLPGTDCRDNLAEHLSLFAREQLQSIYLELDLGHAWQAVFVPAALQLGFVPRLILPHAGQADLVVFELVAGA, from the coding sequence ATGACACGAGAAACAGAGCGCATGCTGAGCCTGCGAATTCCCGCCGAGGCCGCCTTCATTCCTACGGCCATGACCTTTGCCGACACCGCTGCCCGCGGCCTGGGCCTTGATGATCGCTCGGCTCGCACCCTGATGCTCGCCACCGAGGAGGTGGCCGCCTATCTCTGTCGAATCGGACTCCACGGTCACGCCATCGCCATCGAATGCATCGGTGGCGGCTATTTCATCGAGATCCGCATCACGCTGCCGGTATCGCACCTGCAGTTGCGGGCCTTTAACCTGACAGCCCGGCTCGACCTGAACGACGAGACAGATCTTGACCAGATGGGGTTGCTGCTCGCTTCACGGATGACCGACCGGTTCCATATTACCAGATCGGAAGCGGGGCATCTGATCCTTCATCTGATCAAGGAATATTCCTACCCGGAGATAGCTGATGACCAGTTGGAGGAGATACCGGCGACCGGTGACCAGTTCCGGGTGGAGGTGGCAGATCCCGCCCGGATCAAATGGTTGGCCCGTTCAGTTGTCCGCCACTACCCATCGACTCACTATCCTCCTTCGTTCCGCTACCCCGGAAAAATAACGGACATGGTCGCCGCCGGCGCGTGCCAGGTGCTCGTCGCCGTCGGACCGGGCGGCGAGTTGCTCGGCGGTCTCGCCTGGCAGTGGATCGGCGACAAGACGGTGGAGCTGTTCGGCGTCTATCTCCTGCACCACCGGCATCGCCCGGAGATCGCCGGCGAACTGCTGGAGACCTGCCTCAACAGCATCGCCCGCACCTCAGCCCTGGCCTTGCTCTGCCGCAATCCGACGGAGGCGGTTCCCGACGGCTACCTGGAAGCCCTCACCGCCCCGGACGTACAACCGACGGCCCTGTTCCGCCTTCTTTACGAGGAAACCGGCGCCGTGGTCTGGTCGCACCCGGAGTTGGTCGACTTCCTGCGAAAAGAGTATCGACGACTCTTTCTGCCCCGCGATATCCAGACCGTCACCGACGACGGTGAGACAAGAGAGCCACATTCGGTTCTCAGCTGCGAGATCGATCGACACCGGCGGGCTGCCACGCTGCGGCCGCTCTTGCCCGGCACCGACTGTCGGGACAATCTGGCCGAACACCTGTCCCTGTTCGCTCGAGAACAACTGCAATCAATTTACCTGGAGCTCGACCTGGGCCACGCCTGGCAGGCGGTCTTCGTTCCAGCCGCACTGCAGCTCGGCTTTGTCCCCCGGCTGATTCTGCCCCATGCCGGCCAGGCTGACCTGGTAGTGTTCGAACTGGTTGCCGGGGCATGA
- a CDS encoding alkene reductase produces the protein MSVHILFEPYQLNDITLKNRIVMAPMTRGRAGDTRVPNDLMAEHYFQRTGAGMIITEATVISEQGIGWIGSPGIYNEEMVAGWRKVTERVNPTGTAFFLQLWHCGRASHSDFHQGQPPLSASNVKIGQGQIRTPQGKKDYEAPRPMTTAEIDATVADYRRAAEYAKEAGFAGVEVHGANGYLLNQFLDSRCNRRTDEYGGSPANRYRFLSRVLAAILEVWPAPRVGVRLSPNGVFNDMGSDDFRETYLFVVRELNKLNLGYVHIMDGLAFGFHGRGEAMTLAEFRPLFAGTIIGNCGYTREDAAHRLTAGLADLAAVGRPFITNPDLVERWKHDWPLAPYDDMALWYTPGPEGYVDYPPFRGRR, from the coding sequence ATGAGTGTACATATCTTGTTCGAGCCGTATCAACTGAACGATATCACCTTGAAAAACAGGATCGTCATGGCCCCGATGACGCGGGGGCGGGCAGGAGACACCCGGGTGCCCAACGACCTCATGGCGGAGCATTATTTTCAGCGAACCGGGGCCGGCATGATCATCACTGAAGCGACGGTGATTTCCGAACAAGGTATCGGCTGGATCGGTTCTCCCGGGATTTACAACGAGGAGATGGTAGCCGGGTGGCGCAAAGTGACGGAGCGGGTCAATCCAACCGGCACCGCCTTCTTTCTCCAGTTGTGGCATTGTGGTCGTGCCTCGCACAGCGATTTTCACCAGGGGCAACCGCCCCTGTCCGCGTCGAACGTGAAGATCGGACAGGGTCAGATTCGAACGCCTCAGGGCAAAAAAGACTATGAAGCGCCGCGGCCGATGACGACAGCGGAAATCGATGCGACGGTCGCCGATTATCGTCGTGCTGCCGAATATGCAAAAGAGGCCGGATTTGCCGGTGTCGAGGTACACGGTGCCAACGGCTATCTGCTCAACCAGTTTCTCGATTCGCGCTGCAACCGGAGAACCGACGAGTATGGCGGTTCGCCGGCAAACCGCTACCGGTTTTTGTCCCGGGTGCTGGCGGCGATCCTGGAAGTCTGGCCGGCGCCCCGGGTTGGCGTGCGGTTGTCGCCGAACGGGGTTTTCAACGATATGGGCAGTGACGATTTCCGTGAGACGTATCTCTTCGTCGTACGGGAGTTGAATAAATTGAACCTGGGTTATGTTCATATCATGGACGGTCTGGCATTTGGCTTCCATGGTCGCGGCGAGGCGATGACCCTGGCTGAGTTTCGGCCGCTCTTCGCCGGGACGATCATCGGTAATTGCGGATACACCAGGGAGGATGCAGCACACCGTTTAACGGCGGGGCTGGCGGATCTGGCTGCCGTCGGCCGGCCGTTTATCACCAATCCCGACCTGGTGGAGCGCTGGAAACATGACTGGCCGCTCGCTCCGTACGACGACATGGCCCTCTGGTATACCCCGGGGCCGGAAGGGTATGTGGATTACCCGCCCTTCCGGGGCCGCCGATAA
- the hisC gene encoding histidinol-phosphate transaminase, translating into MNRGTQTPGRPDLDRLVPEYVKAFQPYTPSKPDDVLCRMIGCSRLYRLNNNENPLGPPAAARAVIGSYPPPRAAIYPSGDAYHLRCRLAERFGLHPDQFLVGNGANEAIAFVIKAFCQEGDNIVTADRTFAVYEWVAAFSGFTAHLVPLKDFAFDDEAMLARIDERTKILFVCNPNNPTGSYWTEQQLRRFLDRVAGRQIVVVDEAYGEFVEQSDFPDGMRLLGDYPNLVIFRTFSKMYGLAGLRIGYLAGDRAVVDVIRRTCVVYSVNGLAQEAAVAALSDEEHITATRELIRAAKASLLPVLDQLGLTYVNGEGNFLMVRLPFNDALAYRRLLSHGVMIRSMAGFRFPNWIRISLALPEAMQALAEALAAVINHES; encoded by the coding sequence ATGAACCGCGGAACGCAGACACCAGGCAGGCCCGACCTCGACCGCCTGGTGCCGGAGTACGTCAAAGCCTTTCAACCCTATACCCCGAGCAAGCCGGACGATGTATTGTGCCGGATGATCGGCTGTTCACGCCTGTATCGCCTCAACAACAACGAGAACCCTCTCGGGCCGCCGGCAGCCGCCCGCGCCGTTATCGGCAGCTACCCGCCGCCGCGAGCCGCCATCTATCCCAGCGGCGACGCCTACCACCTGCGCTGCCGGCTCGCCGAACGATTCGGCCTGCACCCGGACCAGTTTCTGGTGGGCAACGGCGCCAACGAGGCGATCGCTTTCGTTATCAAGGCCTTCTGCCAGGAAGGCGACAATATCGTTACCGCCGACCGGACCTTTGCCGTGTACGAATGGGTGGCCGCCTTCTCAGGCTTTACCGCCCACCTGGTCCCCCTCAAGGACTTCGCCTTCGATGACGAAGCGATGTTGGCCCGGATCGACGAGCGTACCAAGATTCTCTTCGTCTGCAACCCGAACAATCCAACCGGCAGTTACTGGACGGAACAGCAGTTGCGGCGCTTCCTCGACCGGGTGGCCGGCCGGCAGATCGTCGTCGTCGACGAGGCGTACGGTGAATTCGTCGAACAGAGCGACTTTCCCGACGGCATGCGGTTACTCGGCGACTATCCGAATCTGGTGATCTTTCGCACCTTTTCCAAGATGTACGGCCTGGCCGGACTGCGCATCGGCTACCTGGCCGGCGACCGTGCCGTGGTCGACGTCATCCGCCGCACCTGCGTCGTCTATTCGGTCAACGGGCTGGCCCAGGAGGCAGCCGTGGCGGCGCTGAGCGACGAGGAACACATCACGGCTACCCGGGAGCTGATTCGTGCCGCCAAGGCGTCTTTGCTGCCGGTGCTCGACCAGTTGGGGCTGACGTACGTGAACGGCGAGGGCAATTTTCTCATGGTCCGCCTGCCGTTCAATGACGCCCTCGCCTACCGCCGCCTGCTGAGCCACGGCGTCATGATCCGCAGCATGGCCGGCTTTCGCTTCCCCAACTGGATTCGTATCTCTCTTGCCTTACCCGAGGCCATGCAGGCCCTCGCCGAGGCGCTCGCAGCGGTGATCAACCATGAATCATGA